A part of Nocardioides sp. WS12 genomic DNA contains:
- a CDS encoding enoyl-CoA hydratase-related protein: MTASEDVGLVLVEDRGPVRVISLNRPHVRNAIDLPLRHALAEAIEAADAEPAVRAIVLTGTGGAFCSGGDIATMTRAPRHETTARAQAAQRIVRALWHTPKPVVAAVEGPAFGAGTALALACDRIVASGEATFATTFTAVGLAGDMGIFSSLPARIGAPRARQMLMFGSRTSGTEAGVIGLVDRVVEPGEALAAALEDAAVLAAGPPLALGVIKQMLAGEARHPLAVLDLEIRNQTMLWDSDDFAEGVTAFAEKRRPVFGAAADQES, from the coding sequence ATGACCGCCTCGGAAGACGTGGGCCTGGTCCTGGTCGAGGACCGCGGGCCCGTCCGGGTGATCAGCCTCAACCGGCCGCATGTCCGCAACGCGATCGACCTGCCGTTGCGCCACGCCCTGGCCGAGGCGATCGAGGCAGCCGATGCCGAGCCGGCCGTGCGCGCGATCGTGCTGACAGGCACCGGTGGCGCCTTCTGTTCGGGCGGCGACATCGCCACGATGACGCGGGCTCCTCGCCACGAGACGACGGCCCGCGCACAGGCCGCGCAACGCATCGTCCGCGCCCTGTGGCACACCCCGAAGCCGGTCGTTGCCGCGGTAGAGGGCCCGGCCTTCGGTGCGGGTACCGCGCTGGCGCTGGCCTGCGACCGCATCGTGGCGTCGGGCGAGGCGACCTTCGCGACGACGTTCACCGCGGTCGGCCTGGCCGGCGACATGGGGATCTTCTCCTCGCTACCCGCCCGCATCGGCGCGCCCCGCGCCCGCCAGATGCTGATGTTCGGTTCCCGGACCAGCGGCACGGAAGCGGGAGTGATCGGTCTCGTCGACCGCGTCGTCGAGCCGGGGGAGGCTCTCGCTGCTGCACTCGAGGACGCTGCCGTCCTGGCGGCCGGTCCGCCGCTCGCGCTGGGTGTGATCAAGCAGATGCTCGCCGGTGAGGCCCGCCACCCGCTCGCCGTCCTCGACCTCGAGATCCGCAACCAGACGATGCTCTGGGACAGCGACGACTTCGCCGAGGGCGTGACGGCGTTCGCCGAGAAGCGACGTCCCGTGTTCGGGGCGGCAGCCGACCAGGAGAGCTGA
- a CDS encoding OB-fold domain-containing protein, producing MSGAAIGLVGYGAYLPSYRLGSDSGVRGTRVVASFDEDATTMAVEAARELVRTAPGSLWWASTSPPYLDKTNAAAVHAALRLPSAVPAADLVGSARSTFAGVRAALASGGLVVAADVRIGKPGSADEKSGGDGAAALLFGESDLIAEVLGVASETLEVLDRWRDPQRTTGEQWEERFGFEQYADLVRAVAARLLDEAGLAEADHVVVTSGNSGITKRAGALVKGALSSSGSPIGFSGSVDPLLGLAAVLDVAGPGETVLVLSAVDGCDGLLLRTTDLLPTRRAGRTVADQIAAGRAIPYPTYLSWRGLLDRELPRRPEPDRPAGPPSARASAWKFGFGGTRCIECGFVHVPPLRVCRSCSAVDAMETVSLADRTGTVATFTIDRLAFSPSPPVIDVVVDFEGGGRTTLEVADADPDRVDVGSEVSLVFRRLFTAGAVHNYFWKARVR from the coding sequence ATGAGCGGCGCAGCGATCGGTCTGGTGGGCTACGGCGCCTACCTGCCGTCGTACCGCCTCGGGAGTGACAGTGGGGTCCGCGGGACGCGGGTCGTCGCGTCCTTCGACGAGGACGCCACGACGATGGCCGTCGAAGCCGCGCGCGAGCTCGTCCGCACCGCGCCGGGTTCGTTGTGGTGGGCGAGTACTTCGCCGCCGTACCTCGACAAGACGAACGCCGCTGCGGTGCATGCCGCGCTGCGGCTCCCCTCGGCGGTGCCGGCTGCGGATCTCGTTGGATCGGCGCGATCGACCTTCGCGGGTGTCCGCGCCGCGCTGGCATCGGGCGGCCTGGTGGTCGCGGCCGACGTCCGGATCGGCAAGCCGGGCTCCGCGGACGAGAAGTCCGGTGGCGACGGCGCTGCCGCCCTCCTGTTCGGCGAGAGCGATCTGATTGCCGAGGTCCTCGGTGTCGCGAGCGAGACCCTCGAAGTGCTGGACCGCTGGCGCGACCCGCAACGCACGACGGGCGAGCAGTGGGAGGAACGCTTCGGCTTCGAGCAGTACGCCGACCTGGTCCGTGCCGTGGCCGCGCGGCTGCTCGACGAGGCCGGTCTGGCCGAGGCCGACCACGTCGTCGTCACGAGCGGGAACTCGGGAATCACCAAGCGGGCCGGGGCTCTCGTCAAGGGCGCCCTGTCGTCGAGCGGGTCGCCGATCGGCTTCTCCGGATCAGTGGACCCGTTGCTCGGTCTGGCTGCCGTGCTCGATGTCGCAGGTCCGGGGGAGACCGTGCTGGTGCTGTCGGCCGTCGACGGTTGTGACGGACTGCTGCTGCGCACCACGGACCTGCTCCCGACTCGTCGCGCCGGGCGGACCGTTGCCGACCAGATCGCAGCCGGGCGTGCGATTCCCTACCCGACATACCTCTCCTGGCGAGGACTGCTCGATCGCGAACTGCCCCGCCGCCCCGAGCCGGACCGGCCTGCCGGACCGCCGTCGGCGCGCGCCAGTGCGTGGAAGTTCGGCTTCGGCGGCACGCGGTGCATCGAGTGCGGCTTCGTCCACGTGCCGCCGTTGCGGGTGTGCCGGTCGTGCAGTGCGGTCGACGCGATGGAGACCGTGTCGCTGGCCGATCGCACCGGCACCGTGGCCACGTTCACCATCGACCGTCTGGCCTTCTCGCCCTCGCCTCCGGTGATTGATGTGGTGGTCGACTTCGAGGGCGGTGGACGGACCACGCTCGAAGTGGCCGATGCCGACCCGGACCGGGTTGATGTCGGCTCCGAGGTGTCGCTGGTGTTCCGTCGGTTGTTCACCGCGGGCGCCGTGCACAACTACTTCTGGAAGGCACGGGTCCGCTGA
- a CDS encoding acetyl-CoA hydrolase/transferase family protein, giving the protein MSEHNPAALDLARYVRPGDTITWGQTCAEPTTLVELLVQQADRIGQLRCFVGIPAQSALTADTVPDSLTVHSYCGAGSNARLHAAERLEIWPVHYSTLPALLSGGDFHCDVVLVQVSPPDEQGRHSLGLGDDYFSAAIDTARVVIAEINDQVPFTQGARTLTADQWAAAIHTSRPPGELPTPPVGDDTRAVARRVAQLVPDGATLQFGIGALPEAVLAELHGHRDLGIHSGIINDTAMRLIESGAANGSRKTNDPGVAVGGLFGGTRALFQWAHHNSAVQLRPTSYTHDPAVLASSYQLVAINAAIEVDLTGQVNSELAGGRYVGAVGGAVDFLRGADRSSGGIPIVALPSLARGQSRIVNRLSGPVSTPRSEGLVIVTDHGVADLRGATLSQRVERMIAVADPAHRADLDAHADSVLASA; this is encoded by the coding sequence GTGAGCGAGCACAACCCGGCTGCCCTTGACCTGGCGCGCTACGTCCGGCCTGGGGACACGATCACCTGGGGGCAGACCTGCGCCGAGCCGACCACCCTGGTCGAACTGCTCGTACAACAGGCTGACCGGATCGGGCAGCTGCGCTGCTTTGTCGGGATCCCGGCGCAGTCGGCGCTGACGGCGGACACCGTCCCGGACTCGTTGACCGTGCATTCCTACTGCGGCGCCGGCAGCAACGCCCGCCTGCACGCTGCCGAGCGGCTCGAGATCTGGCCCGTGCACTACTCGACGCTGCCCGCGCTGCTGTCCGGTGGTGACTTCCACTGCGACGTCGTCCTCGTCCAGGTCTCGCCGCCCGACGAGCAGGGTCGCCACAGTCTCGGTCTGGGTGATGACTACTTCTCTGCCGCGATCGACACGGCGCGCGTGGTGATCGCCGAGATCAACGACCAGGTGCCCTTCACGCAGGGGGCTCGCACGCTGACGGCCGACCAGTGGGCCGCGGCGATCCACACCTCGCGTCCGCCCGGTGAACTGCCCACGCCTCCCGTCGGTGACGACACCCGAGCCGTTGCCCGTCGGGTCGCGCAGCTGGTGCCGGACGGCGCCACTCTCCAGTTCGGTATCGGTGCCCTGCCGGAAGCCGTGCTTGCGGAGCTTCATGGCCACCGCGATCTCGGCATCCACTCGGGCATCATCAACGACACCGCGATGCGCCTGATCGAGTCGGGGGCCGCCAACGGATCCCGTAAGACCAACGATCCCGGCGTTGCCGTGGGTGGGCTCTTCGGCGGGACCCGCGCACTGTTCCAGTGGGCGCACCACAACTCCGCCGTCCAGCTGCGACCGACGTCCTACACGCACGACCCCGCCGTCCTGGCTTCGTCCTACCAGCTCGTCGCGATCAACGCGGCGATCGAGGTGGACCTGACCGGGCAGGTCAACTCCGAGCTCGCCGGCGGGCGATACGTCGGCGCGGTCGGCGGTGCCGTCGACTTCCTCCGTGGGGCCGACCGATCCTCCGGAGGCATCCCGATCGTGGCGCTCCCGTCGCTCGCCCGCGGGCAGAGCCGGATCGTCAACCGTCTCTCGGGTCCGGTCTCGACGCCCCGGTCCGAGGGTCTCGTCATCGTGACCGACCACGGTGTCGCGGATCTCCGCGGTGCCACCTTGAGCCAGCGGGTCGAGCGGATGATCGCCGTCGCCGACCCGGCCCACCGAGCAGACCTCGATGCCCACGCCGACAGCGTGCTGGCGTCGGCCTAG
- a CDS encoding AMP-binding protein, whose protein sequence is MTHSNAGTIADRRAALRERFATWTPRTLDAWLDVCADEFPERDFVVTDERVLTYDDVAAESRRLADGLAALGVRRGDRVGLLMANYAEFVTWKFAIARAGAVAIPFNFLYRTDELRYVLTQSACTVLVTNAGFQNLDHAGMLDAIVPGWDTPEFSDRPAVGDDAPDGLRHVVLVERPDLLIRPGAFTGTALSDLGAQNPGASAGAGHGPDDVSDLLYTSGSTGSPKGVQVTHDAVLRTGYASALTRAYEDGRRILFSLPSYHMFGYVEGLLSATYVGGAVIMLPSFSAEAYLTAIEKHRATDMLCVPTMAVALVESPLRVDADVSSLTAVLCGSAPAPVWLWEQVERDFGVSEIVTGYGMTECGGAMTLTLPEDDLVLTSTTVGRPKLAGSAGVDGHGTLCVYRTVDPGTGEVLPDGAVGELTSSGPTTMLGYHAKPEETAAALHSAADGTTWLHSGDLGQVREDGYLVLTGRSKEVYKSGGELVMPKEVEEVLGAHPGISQVYAVGVVDDRWGEIGCAVIVRAPGAEGDALTAEGVIAHAREHLARFKVPKRVEFLDATELPTTATGKVQKFRLVELVAQSVPPQGEKS, encoded by the coding sequence GTGACCCACTCGAACGCTGGCACCATCGCCGACCGTCGTGCTGCACTGCGCGAACGCTTCGCCACGTGGACGCCCCGCACCCTCGATGCCTGGCTCGATGTCTGCGCCGACGAGTTCCCCGAGCGTGACTTCGTGGTCACCGACGAGCGCGTGCTCACCTACGACGACGTCGCGGCGGAGTCGCGCCGCCTGGCCGACGGCCTCGCGGCCCTGGGCGTTCGCCGCGGCGACCGGGTCGGCCTGCTGATGGCCAACTATGCCGAGTTCGTCACCTGGAAGTTCGCGATCGCCCGTGCCGGCGCCGTCGCGATTCCCTTCAACTTCCTGTACCGCACCGACGAGCTGCGGTACGTCCTCACACAGTCCGCATGCACGGTGCTGGTCACCAACGCCGGATTCCAGAACCTCGACCACGCCGGCATGCTCGACGCCATCGTGCCGGGCTGGGACACCCCCGAGTTCTCCGATCGCCCTGCGGTCGGAGACGACGCGCCCGACGGGCTGCGTCACGTGGTTCTCGTGGAGCGCCCCGACCTCCTGATTCGCCCCGGGGCCTTCACGGGGACCGCGTTGTCCGATCTCGGCGCCCAGAACCCGGGCGCGTCGGCCGGTGCCGGCCACGGACCTGACGACGTCTCCGACCTGCTCTACACGTCGGGCAGCACGGGCTCCCCCAAGGGCGTCCAGGTCACGCACGATGCGGTCCTGCGCACGGGCTATGCGTCCGCGCTGACCCGCGCCTACGAGGACGGTCGGCGGATCCTCTTCTCGCTTCCCTCCTACCACATGTTCGGATACGTCGAAGGCCTGCTGTCGGCGACGTACGTCGGCGGCGCGGTCATCATGCTGCCCTCGTTCAGCGCCGAGGCCTATCTGACCGCGATCGAGAAGCATCGCGCCACGGACATGCTCTGTGTCCCGACGATGGCCGTTGCTCTCGTCGAGTCGCCGTTGCGCGTCGACGCGGACGTCTCCAGCCTGACCGCGGTGCTCTGTGGCTCGGCCCCTGCGCCGGTCTGGCTGTGGGAGCAGGTCGAGCGGGACTTCGGCGTCAGCGAGATCGTCACCGGTTACGGCATGACCGAGTGCGGTGGCGCGATGACCCTGACGCTGCCCGAGGACGACCTGGTGCTGACGTCCACGACCGTCGGTCGGCCGAAGTTGGCCGGCTCTGCCGGCGTGGATGGCCACGGCACCCTGTGCGTCTACCGGACCGTGGACCCGGGCACTGGAGAGGTGCTTCCTGACGGAGCCGTCGGTGAGCTGACCTCGTCCGGCCCGACCACGATGCTCGGGTACCACGCCAAGCCCGAGGAGACCGCTGCCGCGCTCCACTCGGCCGCTGACGGAACGACCTGGCTGCACTCCGGTGACCTCGGCCAGGTGCGGGAGGACGGCTATCTCGTCCTCACCGGCCGCAGCAAGGAGGTCTACAAGTCCGGCGGCGAGCTGGTCATGCCCAAGGAGGTCGAGGAGGTCCTCGGCGCGCACCCCGGCATCAGCCAGGTGTACGCCGTCGGGGTCGTCGACGACCGCTGGGGCGAGATCGGTTGCGCCGTCATCGTCCGAGCTCCGGGCGCGGAGGGCGACGCCCTCACCGCCGAAGGAGTCATCGCGCACGCCCGCGAACACCTCGCCCGATTCAAGGTCCCCAAGCGCGTCGAGTTCCTCGACGCCACTGAACTGCCCACCACTGCGACCGGCAAGGTCCAGAAGTTCCGGCTCGTCGAACTGGTCGCCCAGTCTGTCCCGCCCCAAGGAGAGAAGTCATGA
- a CDS encoding enoyl-CoA hydratase-related protein, with translation MTALVSEGPVLLDITDGIARIRLNRPEAANAVDADLLRVLHEVVLRCHAEPTVRVVILSGEGRNFCAGGDVKTFLSKGEDLPDYLREATAWLQLATAALIQLKAPVIAQVQGFAAGGAGFGFVCAADLVVAAEGAKFFSGAVRVGMAPDGGTTVTLARIVGLRRAMDILLTNPTLGAAEARDLGIVSRVVPDAELAAAVDQLAADLAAQPPLGLSATKRLVWDGLGSTVAERLPEEARVVSELSGTADSREALAAVIERRTGTYEGR, from the coding sequence ATGACCGCGCTCGTCTCAGAAGGCCCTGTCCTGCTCGACATCACCGACGGCATCGCCCGGATCCGGCTCAACCGGCCCGAGGCGGCGAACGCCGTCGACGCCGATCTGCTGCGCGTCCTGCACGAGGTCGTGTTGCGTTGCCACGCCGAGCCGACCGTGCGGGTCGTGATCCTCAGCGGCGAGGGCCGCAACTTCTGCGCCGGTGGCGACGTGAAGACCTTCCTGAGCAAGGGGGAGGACCTGCCCGACTACCTCCGCGAGGCCACCGCCTGGCTGCAGCTCGCCACCGCGGCGCTCATCCAGCTCAAGGCCCCGGTCATCGCGCAGGTGCAGGGTTTTGCCGCCGGGGGAGCGGGCTTCGGCTTCGTCTGCGCTGCCGACCTCGTCGTCGCGGCCGAGGGAGCGAAATTCTTCTCCGGCGCCGTTCGCGTCGGCATGGCCCCCGACGGCGGTACGACGGTCACGCTGGCCCGGATCGTCGGGCTCCGCCGGGCCATGGACATCCTGCTGACCAACCCGACGCTGGGCGCTGCAGAGGCGCGCGACCTCGGCATCGTGTCCCGGGTCGTGCCCGATGCCGAACTCGCTGCTGCCGTGGACCAGCTCGCTGCAGACCTGGCTGCGCAGCCGCCGCTCGGCCTCTCGGCCACCAAGCGGCTGGTCTGGGACGGGCTCGGGTCCACTGTCGCCGAGCGGCTGCCCGAGGAGGCCCGGGTGGTCTCCGAACTGTCCGGAACTGCCGACAGCCGGGAGGCGCTCGCCGCCGTGATCGAACGGCGCACCGGCACCTACGAGGGCCGATGA
- a CDS encoding AMP-binding protein, whose amino-acid sequence MTALTTSFLPADTSVELSELTVPGLLAERAASYPDRLALVGVSTGSSEVRLTYAQLHREAQLIATGLRRVSAPGDHVALWAPNVVEWVLIQHGAALAGVVLVALNPVLRAPELAYAVDHSGCTVLLHADRSRDYDMASVARDVAADRPHLRLISLTDRDEWRADVVDPTVIAEAPTDPELPVMLQYTSGTTGNPKGVLLRHRSLVNVAKLTMEYVDVPAGAVTINPLPMFHTAACVIGTLGPLWLGGTEVLVEQFAPAPVLETMRRENVDVLFFVPAVLGALVEAQRVSDLPAPQLKVALGGAANVPATLIEATERVFGAAVTNVFGQTELSPVLTATRPGDSRQDKLTTVGHPLPQVDVKIVDPVTGAVQPLGEPGEICARGYQQLIEYLHDPAATSAAVDADGFVHMGDLGAMDERGYITLTGRLKELIIRGGENIAPAGIESCLAEHASVLDATVFGLPDERMGEIVAVAVHLRHAVAAEDPSALVTSLIEHCRERLSPYKVPTRWFLAGELPSTPTGKVQKFKLADLIGTPALREIHA is encoded by the coding sequence ATGACCGCGCTCACGACGTCCTTCCTGCCCGCAGACACCAGCGTCGAGCTGAGCGAGCTCACGGTCCCGGGCCTGCTCGCGGAGCGCGCGGCGTCGTACCCCGACCGGCTGGCGCTGGTGGGCGTCTCGACAGGCTCGAGCGAGGTCCGCCTGACCTACGCACAGCTGCACCGCGAGGCCCAGCTCATTGCAACCGGCCTGCGTCGCGTCTCGGCGCCCGGCGACCACGTTGCGCTCTGGGCTCCCAATGTCGTCGAGTGGGTGCTGATCCAGCACGGTGCCGCGCTGGCCGGGGTCGTCCTGGTCGCGCTCAACCCCGTGCTGCGCGCGCCCGAACTCGCCTATGCCGTGGACCACTCGGGCTGCACGGTGCTGCTGCACGCGGACCGCAGTCGCGACTACGACATGGCGAGCGTTGCCCGCGACGTCGCGGCGGATCGCCCGCACCTGCGGCTGATCAGTCTCACCGACCGTGACGAGTGGCGCGCCGACGTGGTCGATCCGACCGTCATCGCCGAGGCGCCCACCGATCCGGAACTGCCCGTGATGTTGCAGTACACCTCCGGTACGACGGGCAACCCCAAGGGCGTGCTGTTGCGGCACCGTTCCCTGGTCAACGTCGCCAAGCTGACCATGGAGTACGTCGACGTGCCGGCCGGCGCGGTGACCATCAATCCGCTGCCGATGTTCCACACCGCCGCGTGCGTCATCGGAACCCTGGGGCCGCTGTGGCTCGGCGGCACCGAGGTGCTGGTCGAGCAGTTCGCGCCGGCGCCCGTGCTGGAGACGATGCGCCGCGAGAACGTCGACGTGCTGTTCTTCGTGCCGGCCGTCCTCGGCGCCCTGGTCGAGGCGCAACGCGTCTCCGACCTGCCGGCGCCGCAACTGAAGGTCGCTCTCGGCGGGGCCGCGAACGTGCCGGCCACGTTGATCGAGGCCACCGAGCGCGTCTTCGGGGCAGCCGTCACGAACGTCTTCGGCCAGACCGAGCTTTCCCCGGTGCTCACGGCCACCCGCCCGGGCGACTCCCGGCAGGACAAGCTGACGACCGTGGGCCACCCGCTGCCGCAGGTCGACGTGAAGATCGTCGACCCCGTGACCGGTGCGGTGCAGCCACTCGGTGAGCCCGGCGAGATCTGCGCCCGCGGCTACCAGCAGCTGATCGAGTACCTCCACGACCCTGCCGCCACGTCGGCCGCGGTCGACGCCGACGGGTTCGTGCACATGGGCGACCTGGGCGCCATGGACGAGCGCGGCTACATCACGCTCACGGGGCGGCTCAAGGAGCTGATCATCCGCGGCGGCGAGAACATCGCCCCCGCCGGGATCGAGTCCTGCCTGGCCGAACACGCCTCAGTCCTTGACGCGACGGTCTTCGGGCTGCCCGACGAGCGGATGGGCGAGATCGTCGCTGTGGCGGTGCACCTGCGCCACGCGGTTGCGGCGGAGGATCCCTCGGCTCTGGTGACGTCGCTGATCGAGCACTGCCGCGAACGCCTGTCGCCGTACAAGGTGCCCACGCGCTGGTTCCTGGCTGGCGAGCTGCCGTCCACTCCGACCGGAAAGGTCCAGAAATTCAAGCTGGCCGACCTGATCGGGACCCCGGCATTGCGTGAGATCCACGCATAA
- a CDS encoding aromatic-ring-hydroxylating dioxygenase subunit beta, with protein MAQQTIEQGLPPRPDNGTELLDVPDGWEAREVEQFLYREARLADENDYDGWEALWTDDAIYWVPVDGEGDHPRTTVSIIFDNRSRISTRMKQVKTGKRYAQAPPSNLRRIIGNVELLGGRANAEGGVDIEIGANVLAFESRPRGNTLWGGRTTYRLRRVDGQILLAYKKVVLVDNEQAVPTLGFLI; from the coding sequence ATGGCTCAGCAGACGATCGAGCAAGGGCTGCCGCCGCGCCCCGACAACGGCACGGAGTTGCTGGACGTCCCGGACGGGTGGGAGGCCCGGGAAGTCGAACAGTTCCTCTACCGCGAAGCACGGCTCGCCGACGAGAACGACTACGACGGCTGGGAGGCGCTGTGGACCGACGACGCGATCTACTGGGTGCCGGTCGACGGTGAGGGTGACCACCCGCGGACGACGGTGTCGATCATCTTCGACAACCGCAGCCGCATCTCGACGCGGATGAAGCAGGTGAAGACGGGCAAGCGCTACGCGCAGGCACCGCCGTCCAACCTGCGTCGCATCATCGGCAACGTCGAGCTCCTCGGCGGTCGGGCGAACGCGGAGGGCGGTGTCGACATCGAGATCGGCGCCAACGTGCTGGCGTTCGAGTCGCGTCCGCGCGGCAACACCCTGTGGGGCGGTCGTACGACGTACCGCCTGCGTCGCGTCGACGGCCAGATCCTGCTCGCCTACAAGAAGGTCGTCCTGGTCGACAACGAGCAAGCCGTGCCCACGCTCGGCTTCCTGATCTGA
- a CDS encoding acetyl-CoA C-acetyltransferase, with amino-acid sequence MTSLRRVAIVGPVRTAVGTFGGTLQPVRAEDLAADVIRALVERTGVDPTGIEDVAFAQSYSNSEAPCIGRWAALAAGLPIEVPGFQIDRRCGGGLQAVITAAMTVQTGAADVVIAGGVESMSNIEHYTTTARWGSRSGNQTLYDRLDRGRERSQPEERFGPISGMIETAENLATHYGISREEADAFSVRSHANAAAAWESGVFADEVVSVSVPQRRGDAVVFDRDEGIRPESTLETLGRLRAISPGGTVTAGNAAQQNDAAAACLVVAEDKLEELGLEPIAWFEGWAAAGVEPSMMGIGPVAAVQRLFARTGVTFDDLDLIEINEAFAVQVLAVLAGWGVKLDEVDSRLNVNGSGISLGHPIGATGVRILTTMLHELDRRRGGLALETMCIGGGQGIAALFRGVHG; translated from the coding sequence ATGACCAGTTTGAGACGCGTCGCCATCGTCGGTCCCGTACGCACCGCGGTCGGCACCTTCGGTGGGACACTGCAGCCAGTCCGTGCCGAAGATCTCGCCGCTGACGTGATCCGCGCTCTCGTGGAGCGAACGGGCGTCGACCCGACGGGGATCGAGGACGTGGCCTTCGCCCAGTCCTACTCCAACTCCGAAGCGCCGTGCATCGGCCGTTGGGCCGCGCTGGCCGCGGGCCTGCCGATTGAGGTGCCCGGCTTCCAGATCGACCGTCGCTGCGGCGGTGGATTGCAGGCCGTCATCACCGCGGCGATGACGGTGCAGACCGGCGCGGCCGATGTCGTCATCGCTGGTGGCGTTGAGTCGATGAGCAACATCGAGCACTACACGACCACGGCCCGATGGGGCTCGCGCTCGGGCAACCAGACCCTCTATGACCGCCTCGACCGCGGACGGGAACGCTCCCAGCCCGAGGAGCGATTCGGTCCGATCAGCGGGATGATTGAGACCGCTGAGAACCTGGCCACCCACTACGGCATCAGCCGCGAGGAGGCCGATGCCTTCTCCGTGCGCAGCCACGCGAACGCCGCGGCAGCCTGGGAGTCGGGTGTCTTCGCCGACGAAGTGGTCTCCGTCTCGGTCCCGCAGCGTCGTGGGGACGCCGTGGTCTTTGACCGGGACGAGGGCATTCGTCCGGAGTCGACCCTGGAAACCCTCGGTCGGCTCCGGGCGATCAGCCCCGGCGGCACGGTGACCGCCGGCAACGCCGCCCAGCAGAACGATGCCGCCGCGGCCTGTCTGGTCGTGGCCGAGGACAAGCTCGAGGAGCTCGGCCTCGAGCCGATCGCCTGGTTCGAGGGCTGGGCCGCCGCCGGCGTCGAGCCGTCGATGATGGGCATCGGACCCGTTGCCGCAGTGCAGCGCCTCTTCGCACGCACCGGCGTCACCTTCGACGACCTGGACCTGATCGAGATCAACGAGGCGTTCGCGGTGCAGGTCCTGGCTGTCCTGGCCGGCTGGGGCGTGAAGCTCGACGAAGTCGACAGCCGCCTCAACGTCAACGGCTCCGGCATCTCGCTCGGACACCCGATCGGTGCCACCGGCGTGCGGATCCTCACCACCATGCTGCACGAACTCGACCGTCGCCGCGGCGGCCTCGCACTCGAGACCATGTGCATCGGTGGCGGCCAGGGCATCGCCGCGCTGTTCCGCGGTGTCCACGGATGA
- a CDS encoding aromatic ring-hydroxylating dioxygenase subunit alpha has translation MTAVVPSESEVQEGGSRYDRLIQPARVHGTLYTDPSIFAEELRKIWHKTWVFVGHESEVPQVNDYVRKQLADQDVVMTRDKEGEVHLLINRCAHRGLQVCDDKAGNSSSFRCPYHGWTYRNTGELLGYPYNKGYGGKKQLPLGMGKVARVASYQGFVFGSLAAEGQSLEDHLGAAKGEIDRLVGLSPEGKVSLDAGWLRHKTRSNWKFLAENETDGYHPQFVHGSIFGVTGSPIGELYSDNSTAVTRNLGDGHSENDLRPEFRGFAEPMRWFGTTPDRVPNYVAAMKEAHGEDADRLMIEGAPHVMIFPNLFIAEIQVFNIQPVAVGECVQYATAVQFDGGHELNMRMVSQSIGSVGPAGMLLADDTEMYERNQRGVAMADPEWLDVRRGLHRESVDEDGFTIGTATDETGMRGFWNHYKSLMEAED, from the coding sequence ATGACCGCTGTGGTCCCGTCCGAGTCCGAGGTCCAGGAAGGCGGCAGCCGGTACGACCGGCTGATCCAGCCGGCCCGGGTGCACGGCACTCTCTACACCGACCCGTCGATCTTCGCCGAGGAGCTGCGCAAGATCTGGCACAAGACCTGGGTCTTCGTCGGCCACGAGAGCGAGGTGCCGCAGGTCAACGACTACGTCCGCAAGCAGCTCGCCGACCAGGACGTCGTGATGACCCGCGACAAGGAGGGTGAGGTCCACCTCCTGATCAACCGGTGCGCGCACCGCGGTCTCCAGGTCTGCGACGACAAGGCAGGCAACTCCAGCTCCTTCCGGTGCCCGTACCACGGCTGGACCTACCGCAACACGGGCGAGCTGCTCGGCTACCCCTACAACAAGGGGTACGGCGGCAAGAAGCAGCTGCCGCTCGGCATGGGCAAGGTGGCCCGCGTCGCGTCGTACCAGGGCTTCGTCTTCGGCAGCCTCGCCGCCGAGGGCCAGAGCCTCGAGGACCACCTCGGCGCCGCGAAGGGCGAGATCGACCGGCTCGTCGGCCTCTCCCCGGAGGGCAAGGTGTCGCTGGATGCCGGTTGGCTGCGCCACAAGACCCGCTCCAACTGGAAGTTCCTCGCCGAGAACGAGACCGACGGCTACCACCCGCAGTTCGTGCACGGCTCGATCTTCGGTGTGACCGGCAGCCCGATCGGCGAGCTCTACAGCGACAACTCGACAGCCGTCACCCGCAACCTCGGGGACGGGCACAGCGAGAACGACCTGCGCCCGGAGTTCCGCGGGTTCGCGGAGCCGATGCGCTGGTTCGGGACGACCCCCGACCGGGTGCCCAACTACGTGGCAGCCATGAAGGAAGCGCACGGCGAGGACGCCGATCGCCTCATGATCGAGGGCGCGCCCCACGTGATGATCTTCCCCAACCTGTTCATCGCCGAGATCCAGGTCTTCAACATCCAGCCGGTCGCCGTCGGCGAGTGCGTCCAGTACGCCACCGCCGTGCAGTTCGACGGCGGCCACGAGCTCAACATGCGGATGGTGTCGCAGTCGATCGGTTCGGTCGGTCCGGCGGGCATGCTGCTCGCCGACGACACCGAGATGTACGAGCGCAACCAGCGCGGGGTGGCGATGGCCGACCCCGAGTGGCTCGACGTACGGCGTGGGCTGCACCGCGAGAGCGTCGACGAGGACGGCTTCACGATCGGCACCGCGACCGACGAGACCGGGATGCGCGGGTTCTGGAACCACTACAAGTCGCTGATGGAGGCGGAAGACTGA